Proteins from a single region of Pseudomonas sp. BSw22131:
- the ribF gene encoding bifunctional riboflavin kinase/FAD synthetase: MQLVRGLHNLRPQHRGCVATIGNFDGVHRGHQAILARLRERAFELGLPSCVVIFEPQPREFFAPLTAPARLARLRDKLALLADEGVDQVLCLAFNQRLCELSATEFVDTVLIDGLDVKHLEVGDDFRFGCDRIGDFDFLQQAGLSKDFTVEAAQTVEIDGARVSSTKVRSALATADFALAEQLLGRPFEISGRILHGQKLARQLGAPTANVQLKRRRVPLTGVYLVSAELDGKTWPGVANIGVRPTVSGDGSAHLEVHLLDFTGDIYGRRMTVVFHHKLRDEQRFASLEALKTAIDADIAAARAHWHGQPLTKSLK, encoded by the coding sequence ATGCAGCTGGTCCGAGGCCTCCACAATCTGCGCCCCCAGCATCGGGGCTGTGTCGCCACTATTGGCAACTTCGACGGTGTCCACCGTGGTCACCAGGCTATCCTGGCGCGTCTGCGTGAGCGGGCCTTCGAGTTGGGTTTGCCCAGCTGTGTGGTCATATTCGAACCCCAGCCGCGGGAGTTTTTTGCCCCACTCACGGCTCCGGCCCGTTTGGCCCGCCTGCGCGACAAGCTCGCATTGCTGGCCGATGAGGGCGTGGATCAAGTGCTGTGTCTGGCCTTCAATCAACGCCTTTGCGAGCTGAGCGCCACTGAGTTTGTCGACACCGTCTTGATCGACGGGCTGGACGTGAAGCACCTGGAGGTCGGAGACGATTTCCGTTTCGGCTGCGACCGGATCGGTGATTTCGATTTCCTTCAGCAAGCCGGGCTCTCCAAAGATTTTACGGTGGAAGCCGCGCAAACCGTCGAGATTGATGGTGCGCGTGTCAGCAGCACCAAGGTACGTTCCGCTCTGGCCACCGCAGACTTTGCCCTGGCCGAGCAATTGCTGGGCCGACCGTTCGAGATATCCGGTCGCATCCTGCATGGCCAGAAGCTGGCACGGCAGTTGGGTGCGCCCACTGCGAATGTGCAGCTCAAGCGTCGTCGGGTTCCGTTGACCGGCGTGTATCTGGTGAGTGCCGAGCTCGACGGCAAGACATGGCCCGGGGTCGCCAACATCGGCGTGCGCCCGACCGTGTCAGGTGATGGCAGTGCACACCTGGAAGTGCATCTTCTGGATTTTACCGGCGATATTTATGGCCGGCGCATGACCGTGGTGTTCCACCACAAGCTGCGTGATGAGCAGCGTTTCGCCTCTCTGGAGGCGTTGAAGACAGCGATCGATGCGGATATCGCCGCCGCCCGTGCCCACTGGCATGGCCAACCGCTAACCAAGAGCCTGAAATGA